In the Arachis ipaensis cultivar K30076 chromosome B04, Araip1.1, whole genome shotgun sequence genome, ACAAACCTATGATCTTGGCCTTATCGAGGCCTGATCCGAAGAAGAACATCATCACTCTTTTGAAGGCCTTTGGCGAGAGCCGTCCCTTAAGAGAACTAGCTAATCTTGTAAGTTAACTTCACTTAAAATGTCGTCTTGAGTGGAAATTATGGTTATGTACCTGACAAAGGACTAATGTGTTTCGAAACAGACTCTCATCATGGGTAACAGGGATGACATAGATGAGATGTCTTCTGGGAATGCCAGTGTGCTCACAACAGTGTTGAAAATCATTGATAAGTATGATCTATATGGTCAAGTTGCATATCCCAAACATCACAAGCAAGCTGATGTTCCAGAGATATACCGATTTGCTGCGAAAACAAGGGTATGTCCGAGTTATGTAAGCATTTACTTCTTATCTATTCACAATTATCAATTGCTAATTCTCCAAAATTTCACTCAGGGAGTTTTCATCAATCCTGCTTTAGTGGAACCTTTTGGTCTTACTTTGATTGAGGTAGGATTTAATTAATCAAATTCTTTGGCAGTATTCTTCTCATTTTAATGCtcaattaatcaattttattccccTAAACATCTTCAAAATCGTGCAGGCTGCAGCTCATGGTCTTCCCATGGTGGCCACTAAAAATGGCGGACCGGTTGACATTCATCGGGTAAACAAAGAATTATCTTTGCTAGTTAATTGTGAGCTATTTCCCAGATGcaacaagaagaagaatgaaaacacaACAACTAAGCTATTGAGTTCTTTCTTAGATGAAATAATTCTACAATAGATATCTTGTCTTGTCATAAAGGCTTTAGACTAAAAAAATTGTCTTACCTGTTATGTTTACTTTGGAAGTCAAGCAGGACCATTGCAGACTCACATTATGTCTCATTATGATATGTCAGGCTCTGAACAACGGTTTGCTTGTCGATCCTCACGATCAGCAAGCAATTGCTAATGCACTTCTCAAGTTGTTGTCAGATAAAAGCATGTGGCAAGAGTGCAGAAAAAACGGCTTGAAGAACATACACCTTTTCTCATGGCCGGAACATTGTCGTACTTATTTGACTAGAGTGGCAGCCTGCCGGATGAGGCATCCACAATGGCAGACTAGCACTCCAGGGGATGACATACCAGCCGAGGAGTCTTTCAACGACTCGCTTAAGGATGTGCAGGACATGTCCCTTAGGCTGTCAATCGATGGCGACTTGGCTGGATTTAGCGGGGGACATGACATGCAAGACCAAGTGAAGAGGGTACTTATGAGCAGGATGAAGAAGTTAGACCATGGTTCTAATGACAATGATGGTGGAAATAAACTTCAGGACAATGCTGTTGGAAAATATCCTCTACTGAGGAGGCGTCGCATTTTGATTGTGATAGCACTTGATTCTTATAAAAGTACTGGACTCCCAGACAAGAACATGATTAAAATTGTGCAAAGTATTATGAAAGCTGCTCAACTAGACCCTCATAATGCAAAAATATCTGGATTTGTTCTGTCTACGGCGATGCCTATGTCGGAAGCAGTTGATTTCCTTAAATCCGGGAATATTCAAGCAAAGGATTTTGATGCTTTAATTTGCAGCAGTGGAAGTGAAGTTTACTACCCTTGTACTCCTACAGAAGATGGAAAGCTTGTGCCTGATATGGATTATTGTGCCCATATCGACTATCGTTGGGGTTATGAGGGTCTGAAAAACACCATTTCCAAGCTTATGAATACATCTGAAGTTGAAGGGAAAAAGTCTTCTTCAAGTCCTATTGTGGAAGAGTTGAAATCAAGCAATTCCCATTGTATCTCATATAAAATAAAGGATCCTAGTAAGGTAAATGAGATTTCGTATATTGGTAGTAGATAAGGAGGTATTTTCCCAActagttatagctcaaatggcatagtctcacCATATTCACCTAGAGGTCGCGGGTTCTGTTTGCAGGTCAGGAAAGTTGATGACTTGCGGCAGAAGCTTCGGATGCGAGGCTTACGTTGCCATCCTATGTACTGTAGGAGGTCTACGTGTATGCAGGTTGTTCCGCTTCTTGCATCCAGAGCACAGGCACTCAGGTAATATTCATTCCTATGTGACTTTTTAATTTGAAGAAACATAAGTCCTTCACCTTCTAAAATACGAGACATTTAAGTCTTTCTGTTCAAAATATACAAAGACAAATAAGTCCTCTCAGAAAACTTAGATGTCTCGCTTTTTGGAAAGTGAGGGAcgtttttgtattttcaattagtCAATGACTTATTTGTGTTcgaaataaaaaatcaataacGTATTTGTCATTTCATTTTGATATAAAGAtgtcaaacataaatcacgttaacacCAACTCACTTCTAACTAAAATCAATTGTTAGGTATCTCTTTGTACGCTGGGGACCAAACGTTGCAAACATGTATGTCGTGGTAGGAGAAACTGGGGACACCGATTACGAAGAACTGATTTCCGGAACTCACAAGACAATAATCATAAAAGGAGTGGTTACTAAGGGTTCAGAAGAAGTACTTAGAAGCCAAGGAAGCTACCATAGAGAAGATGTGGTACAAGATGGCAGTCCCAATGTTGCAGAAATCAGTGAAGCAACAGAGAACAACATTGCTAGTGCCCTCAAGCAACTCTCTCAAGCTGGACCAATGTGAGGTCCTTCTTCATTGCTTGGTACAAATATATGTAtatgtttatttttaaaaaaaaaaaaggaaaaagaaaaaataattattacttATAAATATTAGCACAAATTAAATAATTGGATGTAATTATGTTACTATGAAGCATAGAATCTGGCCAAGATATAGCTAGATTATGGGTTCCTTTGTTACAAAAAAATGCTTTCTTGTTTGTACTCTTgaacaattttcttttcaaagaatAGGTGCCACTGATGCAGTGATGCAAAATATGAAACTTTTAGTAGGATGGGAGTAGGAtggatatatattttataaaatataatcattaatcatctttatttttgttattttaagtaatttttttgtttattgagTTTGGTTTTGAtatatttactttaaaaaatatAGTCGTTTGACTTTATATAATCatctttatttttgttattttaagtaatttttttgtttattgagTTTGGTTTTGAtatatttactttaaaaaatattttatatagtcgtttgatcatatttattttttagatCATCATTCACACGgttaatgaaaaagtaattatttGTACCAATGTAATGTTACACATAATTGAATGTacatgaaaaataataatttactttTTAGTTTATAATGATTATTAAAGATTCAAAATGTTGGCTCATGTTATGTggtttattttgtgatttttttgctaaattttaaaaatttaaagtttgtcaAATTATGAATATTAGATGTTGTTTATTTAAGCAAAAATTTGATAATGTGTTATAATTTGTAATTCACTTATTatctctttcttttcattttttattttttatatttacagaaaatttttctatttttttcaatttttctaaattaattttcaattggaCATTTGAATATTTGAACCAATCCAACTCAAACCAATTAAATTTCCTAATTTCCCCTAAACTAGAACCAACTCGACCCATTCACACTCCTAGTCTTTCTACCAAATGGTAACACAATCTTCTgaa is a window encoding:
- the LOC107638448 gene encoding probable sucrose-phosphate synthase 2, with amino-acid sequence MAGNEWINGYLEAILSTGASNIEEQKPAPVTLKDGGHFNPTKYFVEEVVASVDESDLYRTWIKVVATRNTRERSSRLENMCWRIWHLTRKKKQLEWEEGQRQTQRRLEREQGRRDAAEDMSEDLSEIEKGDILMEMVQSNETSKKTFQRQVSNLEVWSDDKKEKKLYIVLISLHGLVRGENMELGRDSDTGGQIKYVVELARALAKMPGVYRVDLFTRQISSPEIDWSYGEPTEMLTAGQDDDDCVGESSGAYIIRIPFGPREKYLRKELLWPYIREFVDGALAHILNMSKVLSEQIGGGQPVWPYVIHGHYADAGDSAALLSGALNVPMVLTGHSLGRNKLEQLLKHRQSMEDINSTYKMMRRIEAEELSLDAAELVITSTKQEIEEQWGLYDGFDVKLEKVLRARARRGVDCHGRFMPRMAVIPPGMDFSNVVTQEDGPEVDGDLAQLTSSSEGNSPKTMPPIWSEVMRFFTNPHKPMILALSRPDPKKNIITLLKAFGESRPLRELANLTLIMGNRDDIDEMSSGNASVLTTVLKIIDKYDLYGQVAYPKHHKQADVPEIYRFAAKTRGVFINPALVEPFGLTLIEAAAHGLPMVATKNGGPVDIHRALNNGLLVDPHDQQAIANALLKLLSDKSMWQECRKNGLKNIHLFSWPEHCRTYLTRVAACRMRHPQWQTSTPGDDIPAEESFNDSLKDVQDMSLRLSIDGDLAGFSGGHDMQDQVKRVLMSRMKKLDHGSNDNDGGNKLQDNAVGKYPLLRRRRILIVIALDSYKSTGLPDKNMIKIVQSIMKAAQLDPHNAKISGFVLSTAMPMSEAVDFLKSGNIQAKDFDALICSSGSEVYYPCTPTEDGKLVPDMDYCAHIDYRWGYEGLKNTISKLMNTSEVEGKKSSSSPIVEELKSSNSHCISYKIKDPSKVRKVDDLRQKLRMRGLRCHPMYCRRSTCMQVVPLLASRAQALRYLFVRWGPNVANMYVVVGETGDTDYEELISGTHKTIIIKGVVTKGSEEVLRSQGSYHREDVVQDGSPNVAEISEATENNIASALKQLSQAGPM